From Arachis stenosperma cultivar V10309 chromosome 2, arast.V10309.gnm1.PFL2, whole genome shotgun sequence, one genomic window encodes:
- the LOC130961188 gene encoding uncharacterized protein LOC130961188 has protein sequence MTDQSGTHQQAGPDLVAANAALLAENQRMAELLATLQNKGERKNVDREANTDQQNEHQSESNAKTEEKTPKIGRRRANPFSEEIMSFKIPQNFMLPMTLVPYKGIGDPKIHVTKFESMMFLNSDSDPILCRSFPTFLDGAALLWFSNLPAGSITSFDDFSKLFINQFAASKIYVRDSDYLSTIKQGPHESLKDYMTRFTTAAMEIPDLNPEVQLHAIKSGLRPGKFQEAIAVAKPKTLEEFREKATGQIEIEELRETRRGERQPNKRDKDRTNTKDSKKPFRLTPKYDSYTRFNTKRENILKEILHNKLIKPPSRAGSYQDQRYVDKSKHCAFHQKFGHTTDECVIAKDLLERLARQGHLDKYISNKARGTSDDPHDRRQERTQHTSDKARTLPPPTRGVINCISGGFASGGSTGSARKRRYRDMLTL, from the coding sequence ATGACGGATCAATCGGGCACCCACCAGCAAGCAGGTCCCGACCTCGTAGCTGCAAATGCGGCATTACTGGCAGAAAATCAGCGAATGGCCGAACTATTGGCAACCTTGCAAAACAAAGGTGAAAGGAAAAACGTCGATAGAGAAGCGAACACTGACCAGCAAAATGAACACCAGTCAGAATCCAACGCCAAAACAGAGGAAAAGACCCCAAAGATCGGGAGAAGGCGAGCTAACCCCTTCTCTGAAGAGATCATGAGCTTCAAAATCCCTCAGAACTTTATGCTCCCTATGACACTGGTACCTTACAAAGGGATCGGAGATCCTAAGATTCATGTGACTAAATTTGAGTCCATGATGTTCCTCAATAGCGATTCCGATCCCATATTATGTCGTTCCTTTCCCACCTTTTTAGACGGTGCTGCTCTGTTGTGGTTTTCCAATTTGCCTGCAGGTTCAATAACAAGTTTCGACGACTTCTCCAAACTCTTCATCAACCAGTTCGCAGCCTCCAAGATTTACGTAAGAGACTCAGACTATCTCAGCACCATCAAACAAGGACCGCACGAGAGCTTGAAGGACTATATGACTCGCTTCACAACAGCAGCCATGGAGATTCCCGACCTCAACCCGGAAGTTCAATTACATGCCATAAAGAGTGGTCTGCGCCCGGGAAAATTTCAAGAAGCAATTGCGGTTGCAAAGCCAAAAACACTGGAGGAGTTTCGAGAAAAAGCGACCGGGCAAATCGAAATAGAAGAACTACGAGAAACTCGGAGGGGTGAACGGCAGCCGAACAAAAGAGACAAGGATAGGACaaacaccaaggattcaaaGAAGCCCTTCAGGCTGACGCCCAAATACGACTCCTATACCAGATTCAATACCAAAAGGGAAAACATCCTTAAGGAAATATTACATAACAAGTTGATAAAACCACCGAGTAGAGCTGGCTCATATCAAGACCAGCGCTACGTAGACAAGTCCAAGCACTGCGCCTTTCACCAGAAGTTCGGCCACACAACCGATGAATGTGTGATCGCAAAGGACCTCCTTGAAAGACTAGCAAGGCAAGGGCACCTAGACAAATACATCAGCAACAAAGCAAGGGGAACCTCCGACGACCCTCATGACCGACGCCAGGAGCGAACGCAGCACACTTCGGATAAAGCCAGGACCCTACCCCCACCAACAAGGGGGGTCATCAACTGCATCTCTGGGGGATTCGCAAGCGGAGGAAGCACTGGTTCGGCGCGAAAGCGACGATACAGGGATATGCTGACGCTCTAG